The genomic DNA CTACAGCAACGCTTTCCGTTTCGCCTGGTTACTACCCCGGTAAATAAGGGCTTAGGCAACAATCTCAACAAAGGCCAGGATGCTGTGCGCACGCCCTACACCCTGTATGTGCAGGAGGATTTTGTGCCTACCGCCGAGCTATTGCCAGCTTTCCAGTATTCGCTGGCTACGCTGCGTGAACAGCCCGATGTGGACCTCATGCGCTTCTACGCCTACTACGCCTACCCCTACCTGAAGCCCCAGGGCCACGGCTTCTCGGAAATGCTGTATAAGCCCTGGTTTACTCACACGGGCAAAATATATCAGTATAGCGACCACCCGCACCTGCGGCGCAGCACGTTTCCACAAAAATTTGGACGCTACGTCGAGGGCATCAAGTCCGATAAAACGGAGTACCTGATGTGCATCTCCTTTATTCGCCATAAAGGCAAAGCCTTATTTTACAATGATTTCAGTAGCCTGTTTTTGCAAGAGAACTCGGCTGCGGAACCAAGCACGGTGCAGCGGAGCGACTGGCGGCAGAGCGAAAACTCGCTGATTGGGCTGGTGCGCACCGTGTACCGGCAGCTGAAATACAACTATGACCTGCACCTACGCTCTCCTTCCTAGCCGGAAGCGGCTTCCACTCACGTTGCTTTTTCCTCTCCTGGCTAATAATCCTCTTTTATGCGTCCCATCGGTATTCCTGCTAATATTCAGAAACACAACCAAGCTACGGAAGTGCTACAGCGCGATGTCGCGGCCATTCGGGCGCAGTTGCAGCGACTTCACTCCCCAACGCCAGAAGTTTCAATTGTAATTCCGGCCTACAACGAGGCCGAGAATATTTTGAAAACGCTGTCGTCGCTGGCGGCTACTACTACCCGCAAAACGGTTGAGGTTATTGTAGTTAACAATAACTCGCAGGATAATACTGAGGCGCTGAGCATTAGCGCCGGAGCTACTTGCTTTACCGAGACCACCCAAGGCATTACGCCGGCTCGTAATGCCGGCTTGCAGCGAGCCACCGGCAAGTTTGTGTTAAACGCTGACGGCGACACCATTTACCCGCCCGATTGGATAGACCGTATGCTGGAACCCCTCTACCGCGACGATACGGCGATGGTGTATGGTACTTTTGCGTTCCTACCCACCACGGGCATCCCCAGGCCAGTCTTTCTGGCTTACGAGTACATTTCGGACATCAGCAAGTGGATTAATAAGCGGTTTCGAGAAGAGGCCGTGAATATTTATGGGTTTAACTCGGCCTTTCGCCGCACCGAGGGCCTGGCCGTCGATAGCTTCAACCACCCGCCCGGCACCAACGAAGACGGCTGGCTGGGCGTAAAGCTGCGCGAAAAATTCAAGAAGAAGTTTCACCACGTTACGCATCCCAGTGCCATCGTTTGGACTACCGACCGGCGCATTCAGTTGGATGGCGGCATGCTGAAGGGTATTATGAAACGTGTGCGGCGGCACACCAGCATGTTGAGGTAACGACTCAACCTGGGCGCTGAATTTACTACGCCAAACTATTCATTATTATTATTTTATTCGTATAAAATCGTCAGTATCGACCTCGATGCTTTTACCTTCCCTCGAATGATAAACCGCTTTCGGAGCAGTAAGATTTATTCTTATCTAAACAACAATCATTTCCTGTCGCTCACGGGCAATGTCGTCATGGCTGGCATGTCGGTGCTGTCTTCGTCGCTCATTTTTCGGTCGCTACACCTGCAAGAAGTAGGGATGTGGATTTTGTTTACGACAATGCTGGGCCTACTCGACTCTATCCGGGCGGGTTTTCTGACCACGGCTTTTATTCGGGCCTATTCTGGGGCTACCCCTGCCCGCGCGGCCGAGGTCATGGGCTCGACCTGGTTTATTGCCTTGTTTATCACTGTCTTATTTATTGCACTTAACACCCTGGCGCTGATATTACCTATTCCTATAAACAACGAAAGCCTAAACGTATTCTTTCATTGGTTCAGCGTCACATTCATTGCCACCCTACCGGGCTTTATCGCCGGCTGCGTGTTGCAGGCCGAGATGAAGTTTGACAAGCTGCTGTATTTGCGCGTCATTTCGCAGGGCGTATTTATCCTGGGTATCACGGTGCTGGTGCTCACCAAGCAGATGACGCTGTTTCGACTGTTGTACCTGAATATCGGCCGCGAGGCTGTGACCAGCCTGGCGGCGCTACTTTTTGGCTGGACCAACTTTCGGATGCTTAAGGACCGCTCGGTAGCCTGCGCCAAAGAGCTGGCGCACTTTGGCAAGTACAGCATTGGCAGCTTCATTGGCTCCATGCTCCTGCGCGATTCCGATACGTTCGTTATCAACTTCATGCTGGGTCCGGCCGCGCTGGCAGTTTACAACGTCGCCCAGCGGTTCATGGAGTTTATCGAGATACCCTTGCGCAGCTCCGTGGCAACGGCCATACCGGCTATGTCGGCCGCCTTCAACCAGGGTGACAAGGTGCGTCTGGGCTGGGTAATGCAGCGGTATGCTGGGGTTATTACCTGGGCGCTGGTACCGCTTATTATCGTCATGTTTGTGGGAGCTGACCCACTGATTTCGCTGCTGGGCGGCCATAAATACGCGGGCACCGAGGCCGCCAACGTGCTGCGTATCTTCTTGGTTATCGCCATTTTGTTTCCCATTGACCGCTACTTTGGCGTGGCCCTCGACGTCATCAATCAGCCCAAGATGAACCTCATCAAGGTGTTTATTACGCTCATCATGAGCGTAACCACCAACATCCTGGGCATTAAGCTGCTGCATAACATTTACGGCGTGGCTATTGCCAGCGCGCCAACCATTGTCGCGGGCTTTATTTTTGGGTACCTGGCATTCAGTCGCTACAGCAAGCTGAGTGTCCTGTCCATCATTGAGACGGGATTTGAAGAAAGCAAGAAGATTATTTTCGGCTTTGTAGCCAAGCTGCGCCCCGCTAAATCCCACTAACTACCTGGCTTTTCGGCCCTACCCCCCCACTTTTTACCAACGTCTCGCTATGAGTTCCGCCCCCGCTACCGGTCAGCCAATTACCATTGTGATGGCTAGCGATAACTTCTACGCCATCCTGATTGCGCCCCTACTCAAGTCGATTGAGGTGAACCACAAAACCGGGGAGAAGCTGGATTTCTACGTTATCGACGACGAGATTTCGGCGCAAAATAAGCAGCGGCTCCAGGCCACCATCGACCCGGCCATGAGTAGCCTGCACTGGGTGAAAGCCAGTGAAGCTATTTTCCAGGATATCAAAGTGCCGGTCGATAAAACGGCCTTTCCGCTGACGGCCTACCTGCGCCTGTTTGCACCCTACGTAGTGCCTGCCGAGCGCGACCGGGTTATTTACCTCGACTGCGACATGCTGGTGCTCGAAGATATTTCGACGCTGTGGAAAATGGATACTGGCGGCAAAGCTTTCGCGGCCGTGCAGGACTTGCAGGAGGTAGTGAGCTGCTCCTGGGGCGGCGTGCCCAATTACGAGCAGCTGGGCATTCCGGCCGATTCCAAGTACTTCAATTCGGGCCTGCTGCTCATCGATGCCAAGAAGTGGAAAGCTGACAAGGTGACCCACAAGGTTATCCAGTGTCTGATTGATAATCAGCAGTATGTGAACTGGGTAGACCAATACGGCCTGAACGCGGGCATGGCCAACCAGTGGCACGAGTTGGATAAGCGCTGGAACTGGTATGCCATCCAAGACGATAAAACGACCGACGGCCGCGCCCCGGCGCTTATTCACTTTCTCGACATCAAGCCGATTTTCAAGTCCTACGCATCCAATAAGACCTTCCAGACCGAATTTTATAAGTATATGAAGCTCACACCTTGGAAAAATCACCAGCCGGTGAGCGACTATGTGCGTGTGCTTCGCAAGGTGTACAATAAAGTAAAGAAAGCTGTTACAAAGTAGCTGTTTTCAGGGGCAAGCCCCTTAGTTGCCACGAGGGCAGCTGGTTCGCGCACTGCGAACCAGCTGCCCTTTTTGCTTGCGTCCTTTTTAGCCGAGCGCTCTTGCCGTGCCCCCTCAACCTGGTTCTTAGGTTGGGGTGGGCGGTGGGCGGGCAATGCAGAGAGGGGTAGGGGCACTACGAAAGCCGACTACATGAGCTCGGACAAGCCAACTGCGTTAGGCAACGCTGGCACGCCGACACCAGCGTTGCCAAAATTCCTGAGGCACAATATTTTCAGAAATTTTTTGTATTATACTAATAACTCTCTTTATTCTACTTCTATTTTTTGTAGGATATTTTTTATTTTAAGAATGACTGCTTATATTCACATCTTGGGCTCATAAGACAATTTAAACATCTTCTATTGGCTTATCATAAAACCTGTACTTGTTTTAGTTAAAAACATTTTTTCATAGCTGATTATAACAATGGGATAAAAACTAAAAATCGCTTGTTAGCTAAAAATTAAATTTTACTTACTTTATGGTGAACAATAATTTTACTGTCACTGCCTGCTTTTTTTTACTGCTGGCCTTCTTTAAGCTGGGCACGGTTTCCGCCCAGATTAAGCCTAATGCGGGAGAAGAGTATGTGCCCATCGCGACTATTGCGGAGAGCAGCTTCACTGGGCAGGATTACTCGCCCTGGCAAGATGACGACTTGCATCATCTGGTGCAGAACTGCTGGCTACCGACTAATTTTCAATACGTTGACGTAACGCTGCGCCTTCAGCATCCAACCGTGTTGAGCCGGGTTTCGCTGTTTGATTTCGAAGGGGTATTTACGGCAATGCCAGCCACTATCTATGCGCTGAGTGGGACGCAACGCACGCTACTCGGCACGTTCACCGGTGAAAAATACTACCAATATGTGAGCATGGTAGCAGCGGGCAGCATTACGGCTGATGCCATAATAATACATAAATATTGCAATAATATACCGGTTAAAGTAAAGGTCTTCGGTCGCACCGATGTGGTCCCGCAGCCAGTGGCAGCGGTTATCACTTTTGACGCCCTACCCACCCGCAAACTCGGGACGTCGTCGTTTGTGCTGGCGGCCACCAGCAATAACCCGGCTACGCCCATCACCTACTCATCATCGGTACGGAGCGTTATGACGGTAGCGCAGGTGGGAGGGCAGTGGGTGGCTACCAGCGTGGGGCCGGGTACCACTACCATCACGGCCAGCCAGGCAGCTAGTACTTCCTACTTGGCGGCGGAGGCTAGCCAAACCGAGCTAATATTGGATGCCTCGGCGGCGATGGCCAATAAGATTCCTATCGACGGCACGCGGTGGTATGGCCTCAGCAACTCGCCCAACAATATACAGGCGCTATTTGATGGCTCAACCAACACGGGCTCCGTTACGGGCTGGGGTAAAATAATCCCCTCATATGATGCGTATTACACGCTCCAGCCGGGCGAGGCGATGAGCATTGAAAGCATCCGCTTTTTTGATGGGGGTAGCAATAACATGGGCGACCCAATGACCCTGTCAGTTATTACCACTAACTGGGAGCGCATTCCAATAGGTACCTACACCGGTGGCCACAATTACCAGTGGGAAGGCCCGAATCCCAGCCAGTTAATTAATTATCAACTGCCCACGCCCATTAGCAACATCCGGGCGCTGGTTATTACGGCTACCTGGGGTTACCCCACCGAGATTGAGCTGTACGGCTCGTATGTGGCCGGCACGCCGCTGCCCGTTGCGGACCCAGTAGCCTTGGCTATACAAAAGCAGGTGAAGCTGCGGCAGGAAATGAGCGTAAATGCCTTTGAGTGGGATTTGGAAGACCCGAATGCACCGGGGCAGGTTGACGAAACCCGCCTGGAGGCCGTGAAAAACTTTACCGGCATCCGGCACTACCTCGATTGGGAAAAGCTAGAGTCGGAGGAAGGCAGCTTCACCTACAACCCCGTGCACAGCGGCGGCTGGAACTACGACGTGATGTATCAGCGCCTTAAAGCCGAGGGCTTAGACGTGCTGGCCTGCGTGAAAAGCCTACCCGGCTGGATGCTGGACTCGTATCCCAGCGCCGACCGCGACGCCGAAAACGTGCCCGTGCGCTACGGTCGTGACTTCACCGACCCCAACTCGTATATCGAGCAGGCGCGGATGGCGTTTCAGTACGTGGCCCGCTACGGGTACAACCCCAATGTCAACCCGGCCCTGCTGCATGTGAACGCCACCACGCGCTGGACAGGCGACGCGGCTAACCAAGTGAGAATCGGCCTGGGCTACATTAAGTATATTGAGTGCGACAACGAGCGCGACAAGTGGTGGAAGGGCCGCAAGGCCTACCAGACCGGCCGCGAATATGCCGCCAACCTGTCGGCGTTCTACGATGGCAACAAAAACACGATGGGGCCGGGCATCGGCGTAAAGAATGCCGACCCCAGCATGAAGGTGGTGATGGCGGGGATAGCTGCTCCTATGACCGACTACGTGCGCGGCATGATTGACTGGTGCCGGCAGTACCGAGGCCTGAATGCCGACGGCTCAGTAAATCTGTGCTGGGACGTGATTAACTACCATTTGTATTCAAATAATGCGGGCACGTCGCAGAATGGCAACTCTACCCGTGGCTCGGCCCCTGAGGTAGCCAATGCTGGCCAGGTGGCCCAGGACTTTATTAGAATGGCCCACCAGTATGCCGGCGACATGCCCATTTGGATAACCGAAACCGGCTACGATACCAACCAGGGCAGCCCACTCAAGGCCATCGCCATCGGCAATAAGTCAGTGTTGCAAACTGAGGCCGACTGGCTGCTGCGCACGGCGCTGCTCTACGCCCGCTGGGGGATAGAGCGCACGTTCATGTATCAATTATCGGATGACAACCCTACCAATCCGGTCCAGTTCGGGTCGTCGGGCCTCATTAATGCTGACCACACGCCCAAGCCGGCCGCCGATTTTCTGCGCCAAACGGCCCAGCTTTTTGGCGATTTTGCCTACAAAGGCACCCTGAACAGTGACCCCATCGTGGACCGCTACCAGGCCCCCGACGGCCGCACCGCGTATGCCTTGGTGGTGCCCGACGAGCAGGGTCGCACGGCCAGCTATACTCTCAGCCTGGGCGGGGTAGATACGGTTACTATTTGCCAGCCGGTGAGCGGGCAGGCCGCCATGAGCACTACCAAAGTGCGCGTTCAGAATGGCCAGCTATCCCTTACCGTTACTGAAACGCCCACTTTTGTTCTAGTTGGCACTATCCCGGTCGTAAAGGCAGTTGGGGCGACTTGCCCAGGGGTAGGGAGCATTCAATGGGAGCAGTGGACCAATATCAGCGGCACGGCCATTAGCACCATTCCTACCCAAACCACGCCCAATAATACGGCTACGCTCACGCGCCTGGAAAGCGGGCGCAACCTCGGCGACAGCTTCGGCGCCCGCATCCGCGGCTACATCTGCGCCCCGCTGGATGGCGCCTACCAGTTCCGCATTTCCGGCGACGACGACTGCCAGCTCTGGCTCAGCCTCGACGATAATCCGGGCAATAAAGTGTTGATTGCGGGCTTCACGGGCTGGACCGACTACCGCCAGTGGGATAAGTTTGCCGGGCAGCAGTCGGCTAATATCACGCTACTGGCCGGGCACCGATACTACCTGGAGGTGCTGCACAAGCAGAATATTGGCAACGACAACGT from Hymenobacter psoromatis includes the following:
- a CDS encoding glycosyl transferase family 2; amino-acid sequence: MTTNNFPDVTLLITHYNRSKSLERLLRAFQEIGFAFGDIVVSDDCSPAPHLRALEELQQRFPFRLVTTPVNKGLGNNLNKGQDAVRTPYTLYVQEDFVPTAELLPAFQYSLATLREQPDVDLMRFYAYYAYPYLKPQGHGFSEMLYKPWFTHTGKIYQYSDHPHLRRSTFPQKFGRYVEGIKSDKTEYLMCISFIRHKGKALFYNDFSSLFLQENSAAEPSTVQRSDWRQSENSLIGLVRTVYRQLKYNYDLHLRSPS